Proteins from one Nitrospira sp. genomic window:
- a CDS encoding aquaporin, with protein MRQWADRARGHWPEYLMEAAGLGLFMISAAVVTTLLEYPGSPLHASLPDPATRRALTGVAMGLTAIGIIYSPWGKQSGAHLNPAVTLTFYRLGKIDGVDAVGYVLAQAAGGLIGLLAARAGIGMALAHPAVNYVVTVPGEAGIATAFLAEAAISFGLMLTVLFLSNHRTLAPVTGLVAGGLVAAYIGIEAPLSGMSMNPARTLASAIPAHVWTAFWLYLTAPMGGMLLAAEFYLRAKGLRQIYCAKLHHHNRARCIFRCRYGELLERGTARPLPADR; from the coding sequence ATGCGTCAGTGGGCTGACCGCGCGCGCGGTCATTGGCCGGAGTATCTGATGGAAGCGGCCGGTCTCGGCCTCTTCATGATCTCCGCCGCGGTGGTCACGACTCTGCTGGAGTATCCCGGCTCTCCGTTGCACGCCTCGCTGCCCGATCCTGCCACGCGCCGTGCGCTCACCGGCGTGGCGATGGGGCTCACCGCCATCGGTATCATCTATTCACCGTGGGGCAAACAATCCGGCGCCCATTTGAATCCGGCGGTGACGCTCACGTTTTATCGATTGGGCAAGATCGACGGGGTGGATGCAGTCGGGTATGTACTCGCGCAAGCAGCCGGCGGGCTCATCGGACTCCTTGCGGCTAGGGCCGGAATCGGCATGGCCCTCGCACATCCGGCGGTCAACTATGTAGTAACCGTGCCGGGCGAAGCGGGAATCGCCACGGCTTTTCTGGCAGAGGCCGCCATCTCCTTTGGTCTGATGCTGACCGTCTTGTTCCTGTCGAACCACAGAACGCTTGCGCCGGTCACCGGTCTTGTAGCCGGTGGGCTTGTCGCGGCCTATATCGGAATCGAGGCGCCACTTTCCGGTATGAGCATGAATCCGGCCAGGACGCTGGCCTCGGCGATTCCGGCTCATGTGTGGACGGCATTCTGGCTGTATCTCACGGCTCCGATGGGGGGGATGTTGCTTGCGGCTGAATTCTATCTGCGTGCGAAGGGGCTCAGGCAGATCTATTGCGCGAAACTGCATCATCATAACCGGGCGCGCTGCATTTTCCGCTGCCGCTATGGTGAGCTGCTCGAGCGGGGAACAGCGAGGCCGTTGCCTGCTGATCGATAA
- the sigZ gene encoding RNA polymerase sigma factor SigZ, producing the protein MRPHISLNVRHVPASVEFYRKVFGVSPQKQTDDYAKFDRTTPALNLSLVSSTGRISSVDHLGIEVDSLEEIAQWKSRLQTAGVRSASKKIHPAALPDRTSSGSRIPTGMPGRSSSCTSNWPSTDRSARQAAASRPIPARPERHLAQRLDARYRRRAPFGEMTMTQNRQDVWMEVRGRLRAFIAKRVADDAAVDDLLQEVFLKIHDKIDQVQDPRRLVSWIFTVTRHVVIDYYRTSHRHRELPAGLATDVEALLTAGEPTEERDEPRIQLANCLRPMVDQLAPEYRDALRLVELDGLTQQVAATKLGLSLSGMKSRVQRGRRQLKALLHDCCLIQLDARHGVADVALHDPTTNPCASPARIMPPRRLER; encoded by the coding sequence ATGAGGCCACACATTTCCCTCAATGTCCGCCATGTCCCGGCATCGGTCGAGTTCTACCGGAAGGTGTTCGGCGTGTCGCCGCAGAAACAGACAGACGACTATGCCAAGTTCGACCGGACAACCCCGGCGCTGAATTTGTCGCTGGTCTCGTCAACGGGCAGAATCAGTTCGGTCGACCATCTCGGCATCGAGGTGGATTCGCTCGAAGAGATCGCCCAGTGGAAATCGCGGTTGCAGACCGCCGGCGTGCGGAGCGCGTCGAAGAAAATACATCCTGCTGCTTTGCCAGACAGGACAAGCTCTGGTTCACGGATCCCGACGGGAATGCCTGGGAGGTCTTCCTCGTGCACGAGCAATTGGCCGTCGACGGACCGCTCAGCCAGACAGGCTGCTGCGTCCCGGCCCATTCCGGCGCGACCCGAGCGGCACCTTGCGCAGCGTCTTGATGCACGGTACCGTAGAAGGGCTCCGTTCGGAGAAATGACCATGACACAGAATAGACAAGACGTCTGGATGGAGGTGCGCGGGCGACTGCGCGCCTTCATCGCCAAACGAGTCGCAGACGATGCGGCGGTGGACGATCTACTCCAGGAAGTCTTTCTGAAGATCCACGACAAGATCGACCAGGTGCAGGATCCCCGCCGCCTGGTCTCCTGGATCTTCACCGTCACGCGCCATGTGGTTATCGATTATTACCGGACTTCACACCGGCATCGAGAACTCCCGGCAGGGCTGGCGACGGACGTTGAAGCTCTGCTGACGGCGGGAGAGCCAACGGAGGAGCGAGACGAGCCTCGCATCCAGCTCGCGAACTGCCTCCGCCCCATGGTGGATCAGCTGGCGCCGGAATACCGGGACGCCCTGAGGCTTGTCGAACTAGACGGGCTCACCCAACAGGTCGCCGCCACCAAGCTGGGCCTCTCCCTCTCCGGCATGAAGTCACGGGTACAACGGGGCCGTCGACAGCTGAAGGCCCTGCTGCATGACTGTTGTCTGATTCAACTCGATGCGCGGCACGGGGTCGCCGACGTAGCCCTCCACGATCCTACGACGAACCCCTGCGCCTCACCGGCCAGAATAATGCCGCCCCGCAGACTGGAACGATAA
- a CDS encoding SDR family oxidoreductase: MTAQKTAIVTGASSGIGLGLTTALIEQGYRVVANSRRITTAGTVQPSDNVALIDGDIADPGIARRIVETAIQRFGSVDLLVNNAGIFITKPFTDYTSDDFERLVSTNLTGFLYVTQGAVRQMTRQGAGHVVNITTTLADQPVAGVPASIPVLTKGGLNAVTAALAIEYANAGIRFNAIGAGIIDTPMHKSETHGFLKGLHPIQRIGRVSEIVDAVLYLTAATFVTGEVLHVDGGAHAGKW, translated from the coding sequence ATGACCGCTCAGAAGACCGCCATCGTCACCGGAGCCTCCAGCGGAATCGGCCTGGGGCTCACCACGGCATTGATCGAACAGGGCTACCGCGTCGTCGCCAACTCGCGGCGGATCACCACGGCCGGAACGGTACAGCCGTCGGACAACGTGGCATTGATTGACGGCGATATTGCCGATCCAGGCATTGCGCGCCGGATTGTCGAGACCGCCATCCAGCGGTTCGGCAGCGTGGACCTGCTGGTCAACAATGCCGGAATATTTATTACCAAGCCCTTCACGGACTATACATCGGACGATTTCGAACGGCTGGTGTCCACGAATCTCACGGGGTTTCTGTACGTAACCCAAGGGGCTGTTCGTCAGATGACTCGGCAGGGAGCCGGGCACGTCGTGAACATCACGACGACGCTCGCCGACCAGCCGGTCGCCGGTGTGCCGGCTTCCATTCCCGTTCTGACCAAAGGCGGGCTCAACGCGGTCACCGCGGCATTGGCCATCGAGTACGCCAATGCCGGCATCCGGTTTAATGCCATCGGCGCGGGCATCATTGATACACCGATGCATAAGTCGGAGACACACGGATTCTTGAAGGGCCTGCACCCGATCCAACGGATCGGCCGGGTGTCGGAGATCGTCGATGCCGTGCTCTATCTGACGGCTGCCACATTCGTCACCGGTGAAGTATTGCACGTTGACGGCGGCGCGCATGCCGGGAAGTGGTAA
- a CDS encoding helix-turn-helix domain-containing protein, with product MAVKRRKSKVLPPPAGCPLTVCMQFLKGAWTPNVIWYLREEPRRFSELMADIPGVSPKVFSARLKRLEQDGIITRQVMPTSPPTVEYALTDLGRELTPAIEAIVQVGHKLKRRRTE from the coding sequence ATGGCCGTCAAACGTCGCAAATCAAAGGTGTTGCCGCCGCCTGCGGGCTGTCCGCTGACTGTCTGCATGCAGTTCTTGAAGGGAGCCTGGACGCCGAACGTGATTTGGTATCTCCGGGAAGAACCGAGGCGGTTCAGCGAGCTGATGGCGGACATCCCTGGCGTCTCGCCGAAAGTCTTCTCCGCGCGGCTGAAACGATTGGAGCAGGATGGGATTATCACCCGACAGGTGATGCCGACTTCGCCGCCCACAGTGGAGTATGCCTTGACGGACCTCGGACGCGAGCTGACACCCGCCATCGAGGCGATCGTACAGGTGGGACATAAGCTCAAACGGCGGCGAACGGAATAA
- a CDS encoding SMP-30/gluconolactonase/LRE family protein has translation MNQRQNALAVFATMTLAFCSGLARAQVTGDAPGVRPDAIVDLKTDEGIALVKGQWRYSNVKVIEVDHHGPGADLAPSGPPNRTQDIDLHAGAADFDDSTWEQIKPVQLEERRSTGRLCFNWYRTSVTIPDKIGSFDPTGATVVFEVAIDDYAEIWIDGKLPLVLGQPGGHLIKGFNAPNRVVLTKDARPGQRIQLAVFGINGPLSNPPGNFIWVRSAMLDFYKAAQIGPTQLVKTEIVKVDEALDQIVAPHTQLEKLAGGFLFTEGPVWVPATANTSGYLLFSDPNANIIYRWSPEGQVSVFRTKSGYSGFDVGEYHQPGSNGLTLDRQGRLAINQHGNRRVILVEPRGNITVLADHYDGRRLNSPNDLVYRSDGALYFTDPPFGLPRVFDDPHRELPYSGVYCVKDGVVKLVSTDLDAPNGLAFSPDEKRLYVDNWNDEKKVILRYDVNPDCTLSNSRLFFDMTNAPGTDALDGLKVDHKGNVYSTGPGGLWIISPDGKQLGLIKGPEDPHNMAWGDDDGKTLYITALTGIYRIRMNVSGVRP, from the coding sequence ATGAATCAGCGACAAAATGCACTCGCAGTATTTGCGACTATGACTTTGGCTTTCTGTTCAGGTCTGGCCCGGGCGCAGGTTACGGGGGATGCGCCGGGGGTGCGGCCGGACGCGATCGTCGATCTGAAGACCGACGAAGGGATTGCGCTCGTGAAAGGCCAGTGGCGCTATAGCAACGTCAAGGTAATCGAGGTCGATCACCATGGTCCGGGAGCGGATCTTGCGCCGTCCGGCCCGCCGAATCGGACGCAGGATATCGACCTCCACGCAGGCGCGGCCGACTTCGATGATTCGACATGGGAACAGATCAAACCGGTTCAACTCGAAGAACGGCGCTCTACTGGGCGGCTGTGCTTCAATTGGTATCGCACGAGTGTGACGATACCGGACAAGATTGGGTCTTTCGATCCGACCGGAGCCACGGTCGTTTTCGAAGTTGCGATCGACGATTATGCGGAGATTTGGATCGACGGAAAGCTGCCGCTAGTCTTGGGGCAGCCGGGTGGGCACCTGATCAAAGGTTTCAACGCACCGAATCGGGTCGTTCTGACGAAGGATGCGCGGCCGGGACAACGGATTCAACTCGCGGTCTTCGGTATCAACGGCCCGCTTTCCAACCCGCCGGGGAATTTTATCTGGGTGCGGTCGGCCATGCTCGACTTTTACAAGGCCGCCCAGATCGGCCCGACACAGTTGGTGAAGACCGAGATCGTCAAGGTCGATGAGGCGCTCGATCAGATCGTTGCGCCACACACCCAGTTAGAGAAACTCGCTGGTGGCTTTCTCTTCACCGAGGGACCGGTCTGGGTCCCGGCCACCGCCAATACATCGGGATATCTCCTCTTCAGCGATCCCAACGCCAATATCATCTATCGTTGGTCACCTGAAGGGCAGGTATCCGTCTTTCGCACCAAGAGCGGCTATAGCGGATTCGACGTCGGGGAGTATCATCAGCCCGGCTCGAACGGGTTGACGCTCGACCGCCAAGGCCGCCTCGCGATCAATCAGCACGGGAATCGCCGTGTGATTCTGGTCGAACCGCGCGGCAACATCACGGTGCTCGCCGACCACTATGACGGCCGGCGCCTCAATAGCCCCAATGACCTCGTCTATCGATCCGACGGTGCACTCTACTTCACCGATCCACCCTTCGGGCTCCCTCGCGTGTTCGACGATCCGCACAGGGAACTCCCCTACAGCGGCGTCTATTGCGTGAAAGATGGCGTGGTGAAATTGGTGAGCACCGACCTCGATGCTCCGAACGGTCTGGCGTTCTCGCCGGACGAGAAGAGACTCTATGTCGACAACTGGAACGACGAGAAGAAGGTCATTCTGCGCTACGACGTGAATCCCGATTGCACGCTGTCCAATAGCCGGTTGTTCTTCGACATGACAAACGCACCCGGCACCGACGCCCTCGACGGTCTCAAAGTCGATCATAAGGGCAACGTCTACTCAACCGGGCCGGGCGGGCTCTGGATAATCTCCCCGGATGGCAAGCAGCTCGGGCTCATCAAAGGGCCGGAAGATCCGCACAACATGGCCTGGGGCGACGACGACGGCAAGACGCTCTATATCACCGCGCTCACCGGCATCTATCGCATAAGGATGAATGTGTCGGGGGTGCGGCCATGA
- a CDS encoding 4-oxalocrotonate tautomerase family protein — MPYVNMQVTREGVTLEQKEALIKGVTDLLVHVLNKQPAQTFIVIEEVDTDNWGIAGTTVTKFREQEKRLSPKSVR; from the coding sequence ATGCCATACGTGAATATGCAGGTGACGCGAGAAGGGGTGACGCTCGAACAGAAAGAAGCGCTCATCAAAGGGGTGACCGATTTGTTGGTCCATGTGCTGAACAAGCAGCCGGCTCAGACTTTTATCGTCATCGAAGAAGTGGATACCGACAATTGGGGCATTGCCGGAACGACGGTGACGAAGTTTCGGGAACAGGAGAAGAGATTGAGTCCTAAAAGTGTGAGATGA
- a CDS encoding SMP-30/gluconolactonase/LRE family protein, with translation MAGRVILSGIFVLLFHFTAWAEPVPVTITSLDPRFDQLVPKHAQLEKIADGFIWVEGPVWNKQGGFLLFSDIPANTVYKWTPDKGVTPFLKNSGYSGATPYAGKEPGSNGLTFDANGRLVLCRHGDRQIGRLEADGTITPSAERYYGHQINSPNDLVYKSNGDLYFTDPPFGLPGVFNDPNKALVQGVYRVAKDGAVTRLITDIKAPNGIAFSPDEKTLYVSDVDPKRAAWLAYDVRPDGTVTNGRVFFDATRWRKDPFFGPDGFKVDRYGNIFGARPDGLSVMAPDGTLLGTIETGRPTSNVAWGEDGRTLFITGGDSLYRMRLETRGAHF, from the coding sequence ATGGCGGGCAGGGTGATTCTGTCGGGAATCTTCGTCCTGCTGTTCCATTTCACGGCATGGGCTGAGCCAGTCCCGGTCACGATTACCAGTCTCGATCCGCGTTTCGATCAGCTTGTGCCGAAGCATGCGCAGCTCGAAAAAATCGCCGATGGCTTCATCTGGGTCGAAGGGCCGGTGTGGAACAAGCAGGGCGGCTTCCTGCTGTTCTCAGACATTCCGGCCAACACGGTCTACAAATGGACGCCGGACAAGGGCGTCACCCCGTTTCTCAAAAACAGTGGCTACAGTGGCGCGACTCCCTACGCCGGCAAGGAGCCCGGATCAAATGGCCTGACGTTCGATGCGAACGGACGCCTTGTACTCTGCCGGCATGGAGATCGGCAGATCGGACGGTTGGAAGCAGACGGCACGATCACGCCATCGGCCGAGCGCTATTATGGCCACCAGATCAACAGCCCGAACGATCTCGTGTACAAATCGAACGGCGACCTGTACTTCACGGATCCGCCATTCGGATTGCCCGGCGTCTTCAACGATCCGAACAAAGCCCTGGTACAAGGTGTCTATCGTGTGGCGAAGGACGGCGCTGTCACACGATTGATTACCGATATCAAGGCGCCGAATGGCATTGCATTCTCGCCGGACGAGAAGACCCTCTACGTCTCCGATGTCGATCCGAAGCGCGCAGCATGGTTGGCGTATGACGTGAGGCCGGACGGTACCGTGACAAACGGGCGTGTCTTCTTCGATGCTACTCGCTGGCGCAAGGATCCCTTCTTCGGGCCGGATGGATTCAAGGTGGACCGGTACGGCAATATCTTCGGCGCTCGGCCCGACGGCCTTAGTGTCATGGCGCCGGACGGGACGCTCCTCGGCACCATCGAGACGGGGCGGCCGACGTCTAATGTCGCGTGGGGTGAAGACGGGCGGACCCTCTTTATCACGGGCGGGGATTCACTGTACCGGATGAGGCTTGAGACCAGAGGCGCCCATTTCTAG
- a CDS encoding zf-HC2 domain-containing protein gives MITELIARLTPPCTDITRLVSESMDRPMALSTRLALRFHLLICAGCAAYKRQLEQIRQTLRRSADAAPGESNGSTGSSPETTARLKDAFRQQAKKP, from the coding sequence ATGATCACAGAATTGATCGCACGCCTGACCCCTCCCTGCACCGACATCACGCGGCTTGTATCAGAGTCCATGGACCGGCCGATGGCGCTGTCCACCAGACTTGCGCTCCGGTTTCATCTCCTGATCTGTGCCGGCTGTGCCGCCTACAAGCGCCAGTTAGAACAGATTCGACAGACCTTGCGTCGATCAGCGGATGCCGCTCCCGGCGAATCGAACGGATCGACGGGTTCCTCTCCCGAAACGACCGCACGGTTGAAAGACGCCTTTCGGCAGCAGGCGAAGAAGCCCTGA